Below is a window of Christensenella minuta DNA.
TCTTCCGGCGCATGATATTTGGCTACAGAGTCAATCAAAGCCTCGAAATCCTGCGCAGGCTGGAACACATTTAACGGCTCGCGGGGAGGCATGATATGATTTGGAGATTGCGCGGCCCGGGACGACATTGGTTCGTATATTTTTTTCGCAGAACGCAGCTCCGGGAACGCTTCCGTCTGTCTCTCATTAACCGGAAAACCTGTTTTTTCTGGAGGTATTTCCAATTCTGCAAAAGAAAGGACCGGAGGCGCGCTGCTCTCTTCAAGAGACGTATGGACGGCTTTCTGGATTGTATCCAATACATCCGTTTCATTATAGAGCATTACCTGCAGCTTGCTCGGATGAACGTTAACATCCGCGCGGCTGAGGGGAAGGTCGATATGCAGTATGGAAAACGGATAGTGCCCCCGCAAAAGCCGTTCCCCATAGCCACGAAGCACTGCGCTCTGCAGATTTTTCGACTGCACATAACGGCCGTTTAGAAAAAAACACATATAATTAGTGCTCTTATAAAGGAAGGTAGGCTGGGAAACGAGTCCATGGACATGGATTTCTCCAAACGTATGATCTGTCTTCGCCAGCTTATGGGCCATATCCTTTCCATAGACCGCCACGATTGCGTCTTTCAGATTTCCGTTGCCAGGACTATGATAAACGACCTTTCCATTACTGATATATTTAATCGAAATATGTGGATTGGCAAAAATAAGCTTTGAAACGACAGAAGTCACATTAACCGTTTCGCGCGATGTATTTTTCAAAAATTTCATCCGCGCCGGGATATTGTAAAATAAATTTTCCACTTTAACGGTCGTCCCTTCCGCCAGCCCGGCGGATATGATTTCGGGACCATGCTCTCCGCTGACGGAAAGAACAGTTCCTTCCGGGCTATCTGCCGTGCGGGTCTGGATCATGAGGCGCGAAACGGCGGCAATACTGGAAAGCGCTTCGCCACGAAACCCCAGAGTCCCAATTTTGTCCAGATCATCGAGCGTGCTGATCTTACTGGTCGCATGCTTCTGAATGGCAAGGGGGACGTCTTCAGCAACAATTCCTATACCATTGTCCGTAACACGGATCAATTCCTTTCCTCCCTGTGAAATTTCCACCGTAATCGCAGTCGCGCCTGCATCCATGGAATTTTCCATCAATTCCTTTACAACTGCGGCAGGATTTACAACAACCTCCCCCGCTGCGATTCTTTTATAGACGGCCTCTTCTAAAACAGTGATTCTACGATTCATCCGTAAGCTCCTTTTTGAGCGAATACACAAGATTCAGCGCTTCGATCGGCGTTAAGGTGTCAATATTTACCTTGCTGATTTTTTTTACACATTCGGGTAGCTCAGCCTTTGACTGCGGAGAATTTTCCTTTTCTGCTGGGAGCCCGCCAAGCGATACTTCGTATTCCTGGAACCGGTCGAGAAATACGCGTGCCCGTGAAATGACCTGCTCCGGAAGGCCGGCCAGCTTGGCAACGTCGATTCCAAAACTCCTATCCGTCCCTCCCTTGATGATTTTGTGCAGGAAGATGATGTCATGCCCCATTTCTTTTACTGCAACCGAATAATTGCGGATTCCCGCAAACATATTTTCAAGCTCGACAAGTTCATGATAATGGGTAGCAAACAATGTCTTGGCACGCAAATTAGTGATGATATATTCCACGCTTGCCCAGGCAATGGAAAGACCGTCCGTCGTACTGGTTCCGCGGCCGATTTCATCGAGGATCAGAAGGCTTTTTGGGGTTGCATTGTTAAGGATATTGGCCAGTTCGTTCATCTCGACCATAAAAGTGCTTTGACCGGACGCAAGGTCATCCGATGCGCCCACACGCGTGAAAATACGATCTACCAGGCAAATATGCGCACTTGTTGCCGGGACAAAACAACCAATATGCGCCATTAATACGATCAGGCCGGCCTGACGCATGTAGGTGCTTTTGCCTGCCATATTTGGGCCGGTAATCAGCAACATATTACTTTTATCATTATCGAGGAAAGCATCGTTCGGCACAAATTCCTGCCTGCGAATGCTTTCCACCACAGGATGTCTGCCGTTCCTGATATCTAAAATACCGTCATCCGTCATTTCCGGGCGCACATACGCATTTTCATATGCAACACAGGCAAAGGATTGCAATACATCCAAAAGCGCAATACGGGCCGCACAAGCCTGAATACGCACGATGTTATTGCCGAGGATGCTGCGTATTTTCAGAAAGGCCTCGTACTCAAGAGTTTTTCGTTTTTCTTCCGCGCCGAGGATCGTATCCTCCATCTCTTTCAGTTCCTCGGTAATGTACCGCTCACAGTTTGCAAGGGTTTGCTTACGCAGATAGCGGTATGGAACCTGTGAAAGATTGGATTTTGTTACCTCTATGTAGTATCCAGATACTTTGTTGTAACCAATTTTCAGGTTTTTGATACCGGTTTCTTCCTTCTCGCGCGCCTCCAGTTCCGCCAGCCACAATTTTCCGTTTTTGGAAGCGGAAATCAAGCGGTCGATCTCCTCGTCATAGCCGGGCTTGATGATATTGCCGTCCATGATACCAACCGGCGCATCCTCATTGATTGCATTGTCAAGCAAGATAAAAATATCCTGTAAGTCGTCAAGACCTTGATAGACTTGCCCGAGAAGAGGGCTCGCAGTCTCCTTCAGCAGCTCTCGCACCGTTGGCAGAGCTTTGATTGAACGTTTCAGCGACAGGCAGTCCTTGGCGTCGATTGACCCATAGGAAATACGCGAGATAATACGCTCAAGATCATAAATGCTTCCAAGGGAATCCGTAAGGGATTCGCGCAGATAAAGGCCCTCCTTGATCTCTTCTACCGCACCTAAACGTTCGTTGATCGCCTCCAGGCTTTTCAGGGGCTGGAGGATCATCTTTTTCAACAGCCGCGCACCCATAGCAGTCCGGGTTTTGTCCAGCAGCCATAGCAATGAGCCGCGTTTACCGCCCTCCATTAACGTCTGCGTCAATTCCAGGTTGCGGCGCGTATTGGGATCGAGCGTCATATAGGATTTATCGTTTAGAGTGCGAAGTGTTGTAATATGAAGCAACGCATTTTTTTGCGTATCGACCAGATACTGCATGAGGGCGC
It encodes the following:
- the mutL gene encoding DNA mismatch repair endonuclease MutL translates to MNRRITVLEEAVYKRIAAGEVVVNPAAVVKELMENSMDAGATAITVEISQGGKELIRVTDNGIGIVAEDVPLAIQKHATSKISTLDDLDKIGTLGFRGEALSSIAAVSRLMIQTRTADSPEGTVLSVSGEHGPEIISAGLAEGTTVKVENLFYNIPARMKFLKNTSRETVNVTSVVSKLIFANPHISIKYISNGKVVYHSPGNGNLKDAIVAVYGKDMAHKLAKTDHTFGEIHVHGLVSQPTFLYKSTNYMCFFLNGRYVQSKNLQSAVLRGYGERLLRGHYPFSILHIDLPLSRADVNVHPSKLQVMLYNETDVLDTIQKAVHTSLEESSAPPVLSFAELEIPPEKTGFPVNERQTEAFPELRSAKKIYEPMSSRAAQSPNHIMPPREPLNVFQPAQDFEALIDSVAKYHAPEEEQEIFEDVRRLTDYRVIGQIWNTYVIVECADRLYLIDQHAAHERINFERMKKAATEGGAAAQNLLVPYIATLPAEDFSLLTRNIELLQSLGFELEEFGPLTFKFSALPAQVEKSTAEKLIEEILFELRNTRDDILLMRDAVIRASCRYSIKAGYQLSDEQIEELIKEITELETIPNCPHGRPIAVVLKKSDLQKGFKRIV
- the mutS gene encoding DNA mismatch repair protein MutS translates to MAELTPMMKQYLDLKQEYPDCILMFRLGDFYEMFFEDAETAARVLEIALTGRNCGLEKRAPMCGVPHHAVDGYISRLIENGYKVAICDQLEDPRAAQGIVKRGITRVVTPGTVIENSILNESENNYILCIHFGEEKYGASYCDVSTGEFFVEEMDDETGLLNEMTRLNPMEILIADSHAKDLLRITEKTRFKNTFVNPYFDWAFEKRTAEKALCGHFKVNSLKGFGCMELSSGISAAGALMQYLVDTQKNALLHITTLRTLNDKSYMTLDPNTRRNLELTQTLMEGGKRGSLLWLLDKTRTAMGARLLKKMILQPLKSLEAINERLGAVEEIKEGLYLRESLTDSLGSIYDLERIISRISYGSIDAKDCLSLKRSIKALPTVRELLKETASPLLGQVYQGLDDLQDIFILLDNAINEDAPVGIMDGNIIKPGYDEEIDRLISASKNGKLWLAELEAREKEETGIKNLKIGYNKVSGYYIEVTKSNLSQVPYRYLRKQTLANCERYITEELKEMEDTILGAEEKRKTLEYEAFLKIRSILGNNIVRIQACAARIALLDVLQSFACVAYENAYVRPEMTDDGILDIRNGRHPVVESIRRQEFVPNDAFLDNDKSNMLLITGPNMAGKSTYMRQAGLIVLMAHIGCFVPATSAHICLVDRIFTRVGASDDLASGQSTFMVEMNELANILNNATPKSLLILDEIGRGTSTTDGLSIAWASVEYIITNLRAKTLFATHYHELVELENMFAGIRNYSVAVKEMGHDIIFLHKIIKGGTDRSFGIDVAKLAGLPEQVISRARVFLDRFQEYEVSLGGLPAEKENSPQSKAELPECVKKISKVNIDTLTPIEALNLVYSLKKELTDES